In the genome of Candidatus Binatia bacterium, one region contains:
- a CDS encoding peptidoglycan DD-metalloendopeptidase family protein, with the protein MLRILLALAIFLAVPLLAPLSASAACGDLILDTAEQCDDGNSENGDCCSDECLWEPQGQSCGGSACSIAGTCNNGACTDVEDLCSDGIACTIDLCDPASGECTFLPKHEFCDDELFCNGAEYCSLDDGCTDGNPPECATLNGACAEFSCDENLDRCEGTSLLSADCDEDGDGISTPEDLCRGTSESASPAFFGCSHVDLLRSPGTLLEPANVALERAVKLIGSLGFLQSFERKTSKISKFFEKTNSSLALGKPCIGDRLMKRAVALIYRIRSQLNDKAPRFARRDLAEPIAGALQDVSDLEMGKAYLRLADSALAVAQDTAATAGEQMAALCESVGAKQKGDGVIQEVNSASGTITLDSGLVLTLPASSKSRKRPDLGPGSRISYEGFGFSDAALVATKIRPEAYEPRNEMPAPISSDPFDCLDLRIRPFGSSESYPLSAYQNWEPGSTFVGKLVVETVAELVNQTPVQSTCPAYDAGIGTTSCLSVSATLSQLAKPKAQHSIPYLGSGSSASLTGVVPAGEAVMALTVTRREWNNSLANPCAGAPTDKQTIYLPTRVEDYGGFCTLDYSQTRFVLEDVAFNVGDSVNFDQFGVSSLDGTTVDPRFGAVTTAARAEGYLVAAPGSGSSSFPSVQTINEGNSFAVFRNHDFYPSTDPACDPMWDEIFGFLGSGVRKRSGLRWPHVLIENNGETARYACRTPDIRRDLLSLCAAANDDAYYRLPWYPTHDPEAFDSLQGWTYGQGNYDDPNFGHGRMIEDQNGTLILNPNPLSVFQRFAWDFGANKGAPIRAARGGRVIMINESSTKNDTSCWGADANTVPNKFATCDPGNYVFVRHEDRSIAVYWHMKPEGVSVDKCDELRRGDVLGEVGNTGNSTADHLHFHVQDCDTYPPDCGLSRAVVFNNPAGPCDIPRWLDPDNETPESSNCSSPAAARPCIPQ; encoded by the coding sequence ATGCTCCGAATCTTGCTTGCTCTCGCCATCTTTCTTGCGGTACCCCTTCTCGCCCCCCTCAGCGCCAGCGCGGCGTGCGGCGATTTAATTCTGGACACCGCAGAGCAGTGCGACGACGGCAATTCGGAAAATGGCGACTGCTGCAGCGACGAGTGTCTCTGGGAGCCGCAGGGGCAAAGCTGCGGAGGTTCCGCTTGCTCGATCGCCGGGACCTGCAACAACGGCGCTTGCACTGACGTCGAGGACCTCTGCTCCGACGGCATCGCATGCACCATTGACCTCTGCGACCCCGCAAGCGGCGAATGCACTTTTCTCCCGAAGCACGAATTCTGCGATGACGAATTGTTCTGCAACGGGGCCGAATACTGCTCGCTTGACGATGGGTGCACTGACGGGAACCCGCCCGAATGCGCCACTTTGAACGGTGCCTGCGCCGAGTTTAGCTGCGATGAAAATCTTGACCGGTGTGAAGGAACATCTTTGTTGAGCGCCGATTGTGATGAAGACGGCGACGGAATCTCGACGCCGGAGGACTTGTGCCGCGGCACCTCTGAGAGCGCCTCCCCTGCCTTCTTCGGCTGCTCGCATGTCGACCTCCTGCGATCCCCCGGGACGCTTCTTGAGCCTGCAAATGTCGCACTTGAACGAGCTGTAAAATTAATTGGAAGCCTCGGGTTCCTGCAGTCTTTCGAAAGAAAGACTTCGAAAATCTCCAAGTTCTTCGAAAAGACCAACTCTTCGCTCGCCCTGGGAAAACCCTGCATCGGCGACCGTTTGATGAAGAGAGCCGTCGCACTGATTTACAGGATTCGAAGTCAGCTGAACGATAAGGCGCCACGCTTCGCGCGGCGCGACCTGGCGGAACCGATCGCGGGGGCTTTGCAGGACGTGAGCGACCTTGAGATGGGCAAGGCCTACCTGCGGCTCGCCGACAGCGCGCTCGCGGTCGCGCAAGACACTGCCGCGACCGCAGGCGAGCAAATGGCAGCACTCTGCGAATCCGTAGGCGCAAAGCAGAAAGGCGATGGCGTAATCCAGGAAGTAAACTCGGCGAGCGGCACCATCACCCTCGACAGCGGCCTGGTATTGACCCTCCCGGCGTCCTCCAAATCACGCAAGCGCCCGGACCTCGGACCCGGTTCAAGAATTTCCTACGAGGGATTTGGATTCAGTGACGCCGCCTTGGTCGCTACAAAAATCAGACCGGAGGCTTACGAGCCGAGAAACGAGATGCCTGCACCAATTAGCTCCGACCCGTTCGACTGCCTCGATTTACGAATCAGGCCGTTTGGCTCATCCGAAAGCTACCCTCTTTCAGCCTATCAAAATTGGGAACCGGGGAGTACATTTGTTGGAAAGCTCGTAGTGGAGACGGTAGCTGAGCTCGTTAACCAGACGCCTGTCCAATCAACATGTCCAGCCTATGACGCGGGCATCGGGACAACTAGCTGCCTCTCGGTGAGCGCCACGCTCTCTCAGCTGGCAAAGCCCAAAGCCCAACACTCGATCCCCTATCTGGGATCTGGCAGCAGCGCGTCGCTCACGGGGGTCGTCCCCGCAGGTGAGGCCGTAATGGCTCTGACCGTCACGCGAAGAGAGTGGAACAACAGTTTGGCGAATCCATGCGCTGGCGCACCGACGGACAAGCAGACAATCTACCTTCCGACCAGGGTCGAAGACTACGGAGGTTTTTGCACGTTGGACTACTCACAAACCCGCTTCGTACTTGAGGATGTAGCATTTAACGTCGGCGACAGCGTCAATTTTGATCAATTTGGGGTCAGCAGCCTGGATGGGACGACTGTCGATCCGAGATTCGGGGCAGTAACAACCGCAGCCAGGGCTGAAGGCTACCTTGTTGCGGCGCCAGGAAGCGGGTCTTCCAGTTTCCCGTCAGTTCAAACCATCAACGAGGGGAATTCCTTTGCTGTGTTTCGCAATCACGACTTCTACCCTTCGACCGACCCGGCATGCGACCCAATGTGGGACGAGATCTTTGGATTTCTCGGATCAGGCGTTCGAAAGCGCTCTGGGCTGCGATGGCCCCACGTCCTCATAGAGAACAATGGCGAGACAGCGCGCTACGCATGCAGAACTCCGGACATTCGACGAGATCTGCTGTCACTATGCGCCGCCGCAAATGACGACGCCTACTATCGACTACCTTGGTATCCAACGCACGACCCGGAGGCCTTCGACAGCCTACAGGGGTGGACCTACGGACAAGGGAACTACGACGACCCGAACTTTGGCCATGGAAGGATGATCGAAGACCAGAATGGCACGCTCATCTTGAACCCAAACCCTCTATCTGTGTTTCAAAGATTTGCTTGGGATTTCGGCGCCAATAAGGGAGCACCGATCCGCGCGGCCCGCGGCGGACGGGTGATCATGATCAACGAATCCTCGACTAAAAACGATACTAGCTGCTGGGGGGCCGACGCGAACACAGTTCCCAACAAATTCGCAACCTGCGATCCGGGAAACTATGTCTTTGTGAGGCACGAGGATCGAAGCATCGCTGTATATTGGCACATGAAGCCTGAAGGCGTATCCGTCGACAAATGCGATGAACTCCGTCGCGGCGACGTGCTTGGGGAGGTGGGGAATACTGGCAACTCAACGGCCGACCATTTGCACTTCCATGTCCAGGACTGCGAC